In Clostridium sporogenes, one genomic interval encodes:
- a CDS encoding beta-glucoside-specific PTS transporter subunit IIABC: MNYEKMASEILKAIGGQENINSLVHCATRLRFNIKSEEKANDEEVKSIKGVLSLVKKGGQYQLVIGSDVDKVYKEIMKIAKLDSSNDNNEKKKEGIVDKVLSVITGSIAPMIPLLAGAGMGKVLLLILSLLGILDKSSQTFIILKFIFDTGFYFMPVFVAFSAAKIFKCNQYLASFVCLSMLHPEWVSLVAAGKPVYFLGIPLSLAKYSSQLVTAILIVWVMSYIEKYVYKYVPDMIKVFMAPLLVILITAPLGFVIIGPVGNYIAQLVADTVLYVQQHFGIVAIPILAAVYPWLVSIGMHKALSPICVMLIEQNGFDPVTRVIALCSNISQAAAALAVSLKTKNKELKQIAFSSSITAFLGGITEPAMYGVTLKLKKPMYACMIGGAAAGLFAGIINLKAFVYVTPGLLSLPMWVSEGTNNLIHAIITLIIAAVVTFIATLIIGFDDPVEQNKEEQKKVMEENIYKNILTPVKGDTVPLKDIDDETFSSGIMGAGIGIIPSEGKVYAPGDGIVSACFKTGHAIGITINDIEVLIHVGIDTVSLDGKYFNLAIKQGQNVKKGDLLLEFDIDKIKDAGYDLTTSVIITNSNDYMDVLPTNKNKVDKEDVLLTVI; this comes from the coding sequence ATGAATTATGAAAAAATGGCTAGTGAAATTTTAAAAGCTATAGGAGGACAGGAAAATATTAATTCTCTAGTGCATTGTGCAACGAGATTAAGATTTAATATTAAGTCTGAAGAAAAGGCTAATGATGAAGAAGTTAAGTCAATAAAAGGGGTATTGTCTCTAGTAAAAAAGGGAGGACAATATCAATTAGTAATTGGTAGCGATGTAGATAAAGTCTATAAAGAAATAATGAAAATTGCTAAATTAGATTCATCAAATGACAATAATGAGAAGAAAAAGGAAGGAATTGTAGACAAAGTTTTATCAGTTATTACCGGATCCATTGCACCAATGATACCATTACTTGCTGGAGCAGGAATGGGAAAGGTATTACTTTTAATTTTAAGTTTACTTGGAATCTTAGACAAATCATCTCAAACATTTATTATATTAAAATTTATTTTTGATACAGGTTTCTACTTTATGCCAGTATTTGTAGCATTTTCAGCAGCAAAAATATTTAAATGTAATCAGTATTTAGCATCATTTGTCTGTTTATCAATGCTTCATCCAGAGTGGGTTTCTTTAGTAGCAGCAGGAAAACCTGTATACTTTTTAGGAATACCATTATCATTAGCAAAATATTCTTCTCAGCTTGTAACTGCTATATTAATTGTATGGGTAATGTCTTATATTGAGAAATATGTTTATAAGTATGTTCCAGATATGATTAAAGTGTTTATGGCACCATTGCTAGTTATATTGATTACTGCTCCATTAGGATTTGTTATAATTGGACCAGTAGGTAATTACATAGCACAATTAGTTGCAGATACTGTATTATATGTACAGCAGCATTTTGGTATTGTTGCTATTCCGATTTTAGCAGCTGTATATCCATGGTTAGTGTCAATAGGTATGCATAAAGCGTTGAGTCCAATCTGTGTTATGCTTATTGAACAAAATGGTTTTGATCCTGTTACCCGTGTTATTGCACTATGTTCTAATATTTCTCAGGCAGCGGCAGCTTTAGCAGTATCACTAAAGACTAAGAATAAAGAATTAAAACAGATTGCTTTTTCATCAAGTATTACAGCATTTTTAGGAGGAATTACTGAACCGGCAATGTATGGTGTTACTCTTAAATTGAAAAAACCAATGTATGCTTGTATGATTGGTGGAGCAGCAGCAGGTTTATTTGCAGGAATAATTAATTTAAAGGCTTTCGTTTATGTAACACCAGGGTTATTAAGTTTACCAATGTGGGTATCTGAAGGTACAAATAATTTAATACATGCTATAATTACACTAATTATAGCTGCAGTAGTAACATTTATAGCTACGTTAATTATTGGATTTGATGACCCAGTTGAACAAAATAAAGAAGAACAGAAAAAAGTTATGGAAGAAAATATATATAAAAATATTTTAACACCAGTAAAGGGAGATACTGTTCCCCTAAAAGATATTGATGATGAAACCTTCTCAAGTGGAATAATGGGGGCTGGAATAGGAATTATTCCTAGCGAAGGTAAAGTATATGCTCCCGGAGATGGCATTGTTAGTGCTTGTTTTAAAACAGGACATGCTATTGGAATAACTATAAATGATATAGAAGTGTTAATTCATGTAGGAATAGATACTGTATCTTTAGATGGAAAGTATTTTAACTTAGCTATTAAACAAGGGCAAAATGTTAAAAAAGGTGATTTACTATTGGAATTTGATATTGATAAAATAAAAGATGCAGGATATGATTTAACAACAAGTGTAATTATAACTAATAGTAATGATTATATGGATGTACTGCCAACTAATAAGAACAAAGTTGACAAAGAAGATGTTTTATTGACAGTAATTTAG
- the licT gene encoding BglG family transcription antiterminator LicT: MVINKILNNNAIITFDDKGKEIIIMGKGIAYGKRKGDFIEESKITKKFILSSMEYSNHLVDILSSIPTEYIELCHDIVQYAKQKLSIELDDSLYISLMDHITTSIERYNKGVILKNKLLWEIKHFYKNEYEIGLYGIDMIKKNYGLTMDEDEAGFIALHIVSAEVSNNIKDVYEITGFIQNITNIIKYYFNRDFNTDSYNYYRFITHLKFFGYRVFSKKSNKNDSINNNLLDIIKEEYKEAYLCSLKIKQFIEKKYYFYLNEDEILYLTIHIAKLISDE; this comes from the coding sequence ATGGTAATAAACAAGATTTTAAATAATAATGCTATAATAACATTTGATGATAAAGGAAAAGAAATAATTATAATGGGCAAAGGAATAGCCTATGGTAAGAGGAAAGGTGATTTTATCGAAGAAAGTAAAATTACCAAGAAATTTATTTTAAGTTCTATGGAATATTCCAATCATCTTGTTGATATTTTAAGTAGTATTCCTACAGAATATATTGAACTTTGCCATGACATTGTACAATATGCAAAACAGAAATTATCTATAGAACTTGATGATTCATTGTATATTTCTTTGATGGATCATATAACTACTAGTATTGAACGATATAATAAAGGAGTTATACTAAAGAATAAGTTATTATGGGAAATAAAACATTTTTATAAAAATGAATATGAGATTGGATTATATGGAATTGATATGATTAAAAAAAATTATGGTTTGACTATGGATGAAGATGAAGCCGGTTTTATAGCACTTCATATTGTTAGTGCTGAAGTCAGCAATAATATTAAGGATGTATATGAGATAACTGGATTTATACAAAATATCACAAATATTATTAAATATTATTTTAATCGTGACTTTAATACAGATTCATATAATTATTATCGCTTTATTACTCATTTAAAATTTTTTGGATATAGAGTTTTTTCAAAAAAATCTAATAAAAATGATAGTATTAATAATAATCTGTTAGATATTATAAAAGAAGAATATAAGGAAGCTTATTTATGCAGCTTGAAGATAAAACAATTCATTGAAAAAAAGTATTATTTTTATTTAAATGAAGATGAGATTCTATATCTTACAATACATATTGCAAAGCTTATAAGTGATGAATAA
- a CDS encoding type III restriction-modification system endonuclease — MKLQFNKDLDYQKESISSIVNIFKGQTPAQSNFTVSSLTDEAGTEGKLITNTGIGNKLELDEEDILKNVRDIQLKYGLKPSTLKELGKNNFKFTVEMETGTGKTYVYLRTIFELNAKYGFTKFVVVVPSVAIKEGVVKSIDIMTEHFKGIYNNVIFKAYEYKSQKLDIIRDFATSDNIRIMVMTIQSFNKDSNVINIDNEKTNGVKPIEFIKETNPIVIIDEPQSSASTEKAMDAINSLNPLCTVGYSATHKHKHNLMFRLDAVDAYERKLVKQIEVASVISKNNNNAAYIKLISVNNKKSPIKVKLEIDIWDNKKGTIVRKSKEYKVGNDLYDLSGEREVYKGYQITEINAKEGDEYVSFVGHEPIRLGEICGEIDDDIMKRTQIRKTIEEHLNKELRLKKEGIKVLSLFFIDKVANYRTMDKEGNAQKGKYALWFEKEYKKAIQNPKYKTLFNDVDTETVAELVHNGYFAQDKKGRLRDTKGNTLADENAYSLIMKDKEKLLSFDTKLKFIFSHSALKEGWDNPNVFQICTLNETKSESKKRQEIGRGLRLAVNQQGERVYGFRVNTLTIMANESYEDFARKLQNEYEEDEGIRFGIVEKHNFANIIVSKDGENTYLEQEASEKIFNHLKEMKYIDNKGKVTDKLKEDLKEQRVDIPEEFKQVEDQIITNLKKIAGNLNLKNAGDKKPVNLNKIRYLSPEFKELWDRIKYKTTYSVHFDSEDLINKCAEQIKNNLIVNKVKMLYTKAALNKSKAGVIAEENNRYSIGIDEYNFVLPDIITFLQNQTNLTRRTIVEILKKSQRLEDFKKNPQKFMDEVASIIKRKMRLMIVDGIKYEKIGDEAYYAQELFETEELSGYLSKNMIASERSIYEYIIYDSDVEAEFAKKFEKNDSIKLYIKLPDWFKIETPLGSYNPDWAVLIEKDNTEKLYFVVETKGSILSEDLRAKEEKKIQCGEKHFAALGNNTRFEKRDNFNDFIENV; from the coding sequence ATGAAACTACAATTTAATAAAGATTTAGACTATCAAAAGGAAAGTATCTCTTCTATAGTTAATATTTTCAAGGGACAAACCCCAGCACAATCAAATTTTACAGTATCTTCTTTAACTGATGAAGCAGGAACAGAAGGTAAGCTTATAACTAATACAGGTATAGGTAATAAATTAGAGCTAGATGAGGAGGATATCTTAAAAAATGTAAGAGATATTCAACTTAAATATGGACTTAAACCTTCAACTTTAAAGGAGTTAGGTAAAAATAATTTTAAATTTACAGTGGAAATGGAAACAGGCACAGGAAAGACTTATGTTTATTTAAGAACCATATTTGAGCTTAATGCTAAATATGGATTTACAAAATTTGTAGTTGTAGTTCCATCCGTTGCTATTAAAGAGGGTGTTGTTAAGTCTATAGATATTATGACAGAACATTTTAAAGGTATTTATAATAATGTAATATTTAAAGCTTATGAATATAAATCTCAAAAGTTAGATATTATAAGAGATTTTGCAACCAGTGACAATATAAGAATAATGGTTATGACTATTCAATCCTTTAACAAGGATAGTAATGTAATTAATATAGACAATGAAAAAACTAATGGGGTTAAGCCTATTGAGTTTATAAAAGAAACTAATCCTATTGTAATTATAGATGAACCTCAAAGTTCAGCTAGTACAGAAAAAGCTATGGATGCCATTAATTCATTAAATCCATTATGTACAGTGGGCTATTCTGCTACACATAAACATAAACATAATTTAATGTTTAGACTAGATGCTGTAGATGCCTATGAAAGGAAATTGGTAAAACAAATAGAAGTTGCCAGTGTTATTTCAAAAAATAATAACAACGCAGCCTATATAAAGCTTATAAGTGTAAATAATAAAAAGTCACCTATTAAGGTAAAACTTGAAATAGATATTTGGGATAATAAAAAAGGAACTATAGTTAGAAAGTCAAAGGAATACAAAGTAGGAAATGATTTATATGATCTCTCTGGAGAAAGAGAGGTATATAAGGGATATCAAATTACAGAGATAAATGCTAAAGAAGGAGATGAATATGTTTCCTTTGTAGGACATGAACCTATAAGATTAGGAGAAATTTGTGGTGAAATTGATGATGATATAATGAAAAGAACTCAAATAAGAAAAACTATTGAAGAGCATTTAAACAAAGAGCTTAGACTAAAAAAAGAAGGAATAAAGGTCCTTAGTTTATTTTTTATAGATAAAGTTGCAAATTATAGAACTATGGATAAAGAAGGAAATGCACAAAAAGGAAAGTATGCCCTTTGGTTTGAAAAAGAATATAAAAAAGCTATACAAAACCCTAAGTATAAAACTCTATTTAATGATGTGGATACAGAAACAGTGGCAGAATTAGTTCATAATGGATATTTTGCTCAGGATAAAAAAGGAAGATTAAGGGATACAAAGGGTAATACTTTAGCAGATGAAAATGCCTATAGTTTAATAATGAAAGATAAAGAAAAATTATTGAGTTTTGATACAAAATTAAAGTTTATTTTTTCTCATTCAGCATTAAAAGAAGGTTGGGACAACCCAAATGTATTTCAAATATGTACTCTAAATGAAACAAAATCAGAATCAAAAAAGAGACAAGAAATAGGTAGAGGACTTAGATTGGCAGTAAATCAACAGGGGGAAAGAGTATATGGCTTTAGAGTAAATACCTTAACTATAATGGCTAATGAAAGCTACGAAGACTTTGCAAGAAAGTTACAAAATGAATATGAAGAAGATGAAGGTATTAGATTTGGAATAGTTGAAAAGCATAATTTTGCAAATATTATAGTATCAAAGGATGGCGAAAACACTTATTTAGAACAAGAAGCATCAGAAAAAATATTTAATCATTTAAAAGAAATGAAATATATAGATAATAAAGGTAAAGTAACGGATAAGCTAAAAGAAGATTTAAAAGAGCAAAGGGTAGACATACCAGAAGAGTTTAAACAGGTAGAGGACCAAATAATTACTAATCTTAAAAAAATAGCTGGTAATTTAAATTTAAAAAATGCTGGTGACAAAAAGCCTGTAAATTTAAATAAAATAAGGTATTTGAGTCCAGAATTTAAAGAATTATGGGATAGGATAAAATATAAAACTACATATTCAGTGCACTTTGATTCTGAGGATCTTATAAATAAGTGTGCAGAGCAAATAAAAAATAATCTCATAGTTAATAAGGTTAAAATGCTATATACAAAAGCAGCACTAAACAAAAGCAAAGCAGGAGTTATTGCAGAAGAAAATAATAGATATAGTATAGGTATAGATGAGTATAATTTTGTATTACCAGATATAATTACTTTTCTTCAAAATCAAACAAACTTAACAAGAAGAACTATAGTGGAGATACTAAAAAAATCACAAAGGTTAGAGGATTTTAAAAAGAACCCCCAAAAATTTATGGATGAGGTAGCCAGTATCATTAAAAGAAAAATGAGATTAATGATAGTGGATGGCATTAAATATGAAAAAATAGGGGATGAGGCTTATTATGCTCAAGAGTTGTTTGAAACTGAAGAACTAAGTGGATATTTATCAAAAAATATGATAGCTAGTGAGAGGTCTATTTATGAATATATTATTTATGATTCAGATGTAGAGGCTGAATTTGCAAAGAAATTTGAAAAAAATGATAGTATAAAATTGTATATAAAATTACCAGATTGGTTTAAAATAGAGACACCATTAGGAAGCTATAATCCAGACTGGGCTGTGTTAATAGAAAAAGATAATACAGAAAAACTATATTTTGTAGTTGAAACAAAGGGAAGCATTTTATCAGAAGACTTAAGAGCAAAGGAAGAAAAAAAGATTCAATGTGGAGAAAAGCATTTTGCTGCATTGGGTAATAATACTAGATTTGAAAAAAGAGATAATTTCAACGATTTTATTGAAAATGTATAA
- a CDS encoding site-specific DNA-methyltransferase, whose translation MEKVDGYSLNIVKENVEKLKEIFPEVFCEDKVDFERLQEVLGEYVEDKEERYRLEWHGKSKAIRMSQAPSRGTLRPCKEKSKNWDITENLYIEGDNLEVLKLLQKSYQNKIKMIYIDPPYNTGNDFVYKDDYKDNLYNYLAITGQVDEEGNKTSTNSDTGGRYHTNWLNMMYPRLRLAKNLLADDGVIFISINNFEIDNLKKMCGEILGEESFVECITWNKRIPKNDKGIGNIHEYILIYTKSAFNKLEFTMPKDGLNEINELLDELKKKKVDIKSAEQQIKQLYNKKGYDRAITLYNSLDEDYNLWGKINLSWPNGNTFGPTYDVLHPATLKKVKVPDRGWRWTESTFKEYLDYNNIKVRHDGSYVCGKIWFAEDENTQPSLIKYLNDVDRMLLRSIISTKSDGGLELENLFDGKSYFSYPKPTSLIKTFLNSLYEEKDCFIMDFFSGSSTTANAVMELNLEDGGKRKFIMVQLPEICDEKSEAAKAGYKNICEIGKERIRRAGDKIVEENKDKEGIEDLDIGFKVFKLDTSNIKPWNPRFEDIAHKLDEMVDNFVPGRTEEDVVCEIMLKYGIDLTYSIEVREISGKKVFSIGFGALIICLDNEITLDVVNGIVDLKNELSPEITRIVFKDNGFKRDSVKTNAIEILKRNNINEVMSI comes from the coding sequence ATGGAAAAAGTGGATGGATATAGCCTAAATATAGTTAAAGAAAATGTAGAAAAACTAAAAGAAATATTCCCAGAGGTATTTTGTGAAGATAAAGTTGACTTTGAAAGATTACAAGAAGTTTTAGGAGAATATGTAGAGGATAAAGAGGAAAGATATAGACTCGAATGGCATGGAAAATCAAAAGCTATAAGAATGTCTCAAGCCCCATCAAGAGGAACACTAAGACCATGCAAAGAGAAAAGTAAAAACTGGGATATTACAGAAAATCTATATATAGAAGGAGATAACCTAGAGGTTTTAAAATTACTCCAAAAAAGTTATCAAAATAAAATAAAAATGATATACATAGACCCGCCATATAATACAGGAAATGATTTTGTATATAAAGATGATTACAAAGACAATCTTTATAATTATTTAGCAATAACAGGACAAGTTGATGAAGAAGGAAATAAAACATCTACAAATTCAGATACTGGGGGAAGATATCATACAAATTGGTTAAATATGATGTATCCAAGATTAAGATTAGCTAAGAATCTTTTGGCTGATGATGGAGTTATTTTTATAAGTATAAATAATTTTGAGATAGATAACTTAAAAAAAATGTGTGGAGAAATTTTGGGTGAGGAAAGTTTTGTTGAGTGTATAACTTGGAATAAGCGTATTCCTAAAAATGATAAAGGAATAGGAAATATACATGAATATATTTTAATTTACACAAAATCAGCATTTAATAAACTTGAATTTACTATGCCTAAAGATGGATTAAATGAGATTAATGAATTATTGGATGAATTAAAAAAGAAAAAAGTTGATATAAAAAGTGCTGAACAACAAATAAAGCAATTATATAATAAAAAAGGTTATGATAGAGCAATTACTTTATATAATTCATTAGATGAGGACTATAATTTATGGGGAAAAATAAACTTGAGTTGGCCTAATGGAAATACTTTTGGACCTACTTATGATGTTTTACATCCAGCAACTCTTAAAAAAGTAAAAGTGCCTGATAGAGGATGGAGATGGACTGAATCAACATTCAAAGAGTATCTAGATTACAATAATATTAAAGTAAGACATGATGGTTCTTATGTTTGTGGGAAGATATGGTTTGCAGAAGATGAAAATACACAGCCTAGTCTAATAAAATATTTAAATGACGTAGATAGAATGCTCTTACGTTCAATAATAAGTACCAAAAGTGATGGAGGCTTAGAACTTGAAAATTTATTTGATGGTAAAAGTTATTTTTCATATCCCAAGCCTACTTCGTTAATTAAAACTTTTTTAAATTCATTATATGAAGAAAAGGATTGCTTTATTATGGATTTCTTCTCAGGGTCATCAACTACTGCAAATGCTGTCATGGAACTGAATTTAGAGGATGGTGGTAAAAGAAAATTTATTATGGTTCAATTACCAGAAATATGTGATGAAAAATCTGAAGCTGCTAAAGCTGGGTATAAAAATATATGTGAAATCGGTAAAGAGCGTATTAGAAGAGCTGGGGATAAAATTGTTGAAGAAAACAAAGATAAAGAAGGTATTGAGGATTTAGATATTGGATTTAAGGTGTTTAAGTTAGACACATCAAATATAAAGCCCTGGAATCCAAGATTTGAGGATATTGCACATAAATTAGATGAAATGGTTGATAATTTTGTGCCTGGTAGAACAGAGGAAGATGTGGTTTGCGAAATAATGCTTAAGTATGGTATTGATTTAACCTATTCTATTGAAGTTAGAGAAATTAGTGGAAAAAAAGTATTTAGTATAGGTTTTGGAGCTTTAATTATATGTTTGGATAATGAGATTACTTTAGATGTGGTTAATGGTATTGTAGATTTAAAAAATGAGCTATCCCCTGAAATTACTAGAATAGTATTTAAGGATAATGGATTTAAAAGGGATTCCGTAAAAACTAATGCTATAGAAATATTAAAGAGAAATAATATAAATGAAGTAATGAGCATATAG
- a CDS encoding DUF4391 domain-containing protein has translation MAHRLYEKMNIPQVCEVGNTIFKKIFYENSNMSTKDKDIFTNHIDKILWKYSFKEENLNIKVYKTEESDYEEIALIEVLLKEDKKYKKIAEIIQNNIPYPLIIIFVKEDKILFNGAYKRINKVDISKNTVEDYIYSSWINLSNLKDNEEKFLQSLNIKEFSFANIYKFYCSFVDKINIFNASTITGDFDNLKNKDIEQVNILNKEIENLNLKIEKLRVDLKKEQHFNKRLDINIKIKKIESKRNNLIQKLKAKTEFGV, from the coding sequence ATGGCACATAGATTATATGAAAAAATGAATATACCACAAGTATGTGAAGTAGGAAATACTATATTTAAAAAAATATTTTATGAAAACTCTAATATGAGTACCAAGGATAAGGATATATTTACAAATCATATTGATAAAATACTTTGGAAATATTCCTTTAAAGAAGAAAACTTAAATATAAAAGTATATAAAACAGAGGAATCAGACTACGAAGAAATAGCCCTTATTGAGGTTTTATTAAAGGAAGACAAAAAGTATAAAAAAATAGCTGAAATTATACAAAACAATATACCCTATCCTTTAATAATAATATTCGTTAAAGAAGATAAAATTCTTTTTAATGGGGCCTATAAAAGAATTAACAAAGTGGATATTAGCAAAAATACCGTGGAGGATTATATCTATAGCTCATGGATAAATCTTTCAAACTTAAAGGATAACGAGGAAAAATTCTTACAATCTTTAAATATAAAAGAGTTTTCCTTTGCAAATATATATAAGTTTTATTGCAGTTTTGTAGATAAGATAAATATTTTTAATGCTTCAACTATTACAGGGGATTTTGATAATTTGAAAAATAAAGATATAGAGCAGGTAAATATTTTAAATAAAGAAATAGAAAACTTAAATCTAAAAATTGAAAAGTTAAGAGTAGATTTAAAAAAAGAGCAGCATTTTAATAAAAGATTAGATATAAATATAAAAATAAAAAAGATAGAATCAAAAAGAAACAATTTAATTCAAAAATTAAAAGCAAAAACAGAGTTCGGAGTTTAG